The Centropristis striata isolate RG_2023a ecotype Rhode Island chromosome 1, C.striata_1.0, whole genome shotgun sequence nucleotide sequence atcaatgctaactcaaaattgtggtcacaacattagctgacattcatagcagcgttacaatcgtgccagagaaattcagagttgagcaaactaaaaaacaaaacttaaaatatttagtttaattgtccaacttaaaattttatcgaagtttgttgccttgaaatttttagttcacccaacttttctttttttgcagtgttgttgtgGCCTTAATCAATTGtctgattttatatatttgtgtggTTTTCTTACATGTTTGTGTCTGATTTTACATGttcgtgtgtgtttttatacatttgcgTCTGATTTTAGGAGCTGAACAGCGAGTACGTAGAGGCGTTTTACGCTGCAGCCATCGAGCTTCCTGATATCAACTTTAATGTGACGGAGAGTGATGAAATTATCACCAAGTATGGCCTCACACATGATGTCGTGCTGCTGTTCAAGAAGGTACTTTAAATGCAACGTACATCTCAGACAGGTGGCTGctacatgtctgtgttttcttactGCAAACTCAGTTATTTACATTTCTGGGCATTTTGAATTCAAGAGAAAGGGTTTGAATAATTAAACCGTCGCATCAAGCTGTTAGAAtgcattaatttattcattgcatttttacctgtgtgtgtgtgtgtgtgtgtgtgtgtttgtctgctgcAGTCTAAGCTCATCCAGGCTTACAAAATGATGCCTCAGACATCTAAAGAGATGCTGATCGTTTTTATCACCGTCTACCAGATGGATCCAGTCACTGAGTACACTGGAGAGGTCGAGTATTAACATAATATAACTTCTCTGCTCCCAAGTTTggaatttgtttttgtattcaaACTCACGAAAACGGTTACTTCAactacacagtcgcccataaagttagaaataaaatatcttttacctctttccatgaaatgattgtgacaatgtgatttattaatttatattattatattatattatttatattattaattattatttacatgattttactacactatactataataattaatatttagagaaaaaagttgctaatttactagattaaagtggcaaatctacaagaaaaaaagtcgcagttttaagagatttaaagtggcaaatctgcacaaaaaagtctgatttacgagaaaaaattggggggaaaaggacattttttcttgcagattcaccactttaaatctcataaacctgcacatttttttctcgtagatttgccactttaaatcttatttctcaaaatattaccccccctcccccgggtccttatgtttttttttacacattctggctgtatgtaatatcctccaatattctctagggttgaaatttggaatttgcaagtatttcaatgagtgtcctattaaccctttatcaggcaaagaactacatttggtaacttcaggtaatatttcgagaataaagttgcaaatttactagattaaagtggcaaatctacaagaaaaaaagtcgcagatttaagagatttaaagtggaaaatctgcacgaaaaaagtcgcagatttatgagaaaaaagtgggaaaaaaacaacttttttctcgcagattcaccactttaaatctcataaatctgtgtatttatttctagatttgccactttaatctcgtaaacttttttctcagaatatcattttcgtatgtttttttttacacatcctggctgtatgtaatatcctccaatattctctagggttaaaatttggaatttgcaagtatttcaatgagtgtcctattaagggttaaagtgatgaatctgggagaaaaaagttgcttttttcccacttttttctcgtaaatctgcgactttttttcttgtagatttgccactttaatctagtaaatttgcaacttttttctcgaaatattacctgaagttaccaaatatagttctttgcctgataaagagtTAAgggttaacagaggattgtgtctgaaaacaaaattattccaacttcattgGTGACTGTATAGTTTTTGAGTTAAATCTCATCACAGCTGAGATTTAACTCAACAGTTTGTATTTGCTAAAatcacattcagacacacatcATGTCACCTTGGTAACGGCCATGTGTTTGTGATATTTGCTCTCTTGCAGACAGCCACTCAGATTTTAACTTCCCCCGTGTTGAACCACGCCCTCCTGTTTGTCAACAAAAGCTCTGCTGGCTTCAAAGAGATCCATGAGGCCTTTAAGAGCTCCGCAGAAGCTTTCAGGATGAAGGTAGAAACACGTTGCAACACATATAGGAGGATGATATACTTGTAACCTCTctatgaaaaagaagaaaaggagaaaaaaataatgagagggttttttttcatcatgcagttcaagaaaaaagtcaaaataacaagaataaagttgagatgttgagaataaagttgaaatacaatttagagcaaaaagttgaaatgatgaGTATGAAGTAattttttagttttcagtaaagttggaaagatattcacagtaTAAGTcctcagaggaacattgttttcaatCTGAACAGTTTGGCCGACTGCGAGCAACAACCTGATTTCCACCAATGTTATAAAATGAGGAATAACTACAATATTTAATGGTGTAGAAGTACTAAAATCCCTcgacacataaatgagctattcttggtagtaggctacaacaactattgttttgaaaatcagcttttatgtaatttatgtgaattttttttgacatattggattatattatatattatatatagcctgggtatacccatactgccttgcacgctcaaatttaatttcgaacctccaggcagtctggcaaccagggccgtttcttagctctgttttagggatccaatcacagaacgggaaaggacggcaagacgatgacgcgtactactcggcagacggaagcttgtagttttgtagttttcttacggatccaacatggctgcagcagactaTTGTTTCACcaagaaaaaggatgttttagccttgcttccgacaggatttgggaaaagtctaatctactaatctaccaactagcatcgctactagccccactactagccctgctactagccccgctactagcgccgctactagccccgctactagccccgctactagtgccgatactagccccgctactagccccgctagctagctaagagctacctacagacgctttgatagacattctaagcgcccaataaacggctccggaggatcgtaaaccacacctcctctacggagaaatgaacggctggtttccaaaCTAATGTTAGTCAGGCTATATTATATACGTATTTTCTTGACAttgtatttcaacattttgacttttttctcaaatttaataatgattttttattttctcctacctggccctaatcctctttcgtacctctgtatgtgtgtgtgtgtgtgtgtgtgtgtttagattttgtttgtgtgggtgAACGTGGACGAGCCTCGTAACGGACGGATTATGGAGTATTTCCGGGTTCGGGAGTTCGAGGCTCCTTTGATCCGAATGGTGAACCTGACAGACCACGTGACCTACCACCTGCCCTCCGACACTCTGGATGTGAAGACCATCAAAACCTTCTGCCAGTCCTACCTCGACGGCAAGGCCAAGGtgacattaaccctttatctcaTTGAAATATTTGGAAATTCACAATCTCAACCCTAAAGTGTCATTGCAGGACACTACaatacttttttacatttgtgacatttttaaaaatataacattttttggtTGAAAATCAAGATCAATAAAGTGACCGTATATGGTTCCTCGCCTGTCTagggtaaaacattttttgctgcGTAGCGATTTTGGATGTCCGTGGAAGTGACCATATATAGTTCCTTAccggataaagggttaactcttATTTATTGTGTGATACAACAGGAAGTAGAGAAGCAGACTGATGTAaatactgtgtttgtgtttgtgtaacaGCCTAAGATGCAGAGCGAGCCGATCCCTGAAGGATGGGACGAGCAGCCGGTGAAGGAGCTGGTGGGAACGACTCTGGAGAAAGTCGCCTTCAACCCCAACCTCACCGTGTTTGTCATGTTCTGTACGTAAACACACTCTTGGTTTAAACACTATCCAGTGAGCCCGCCTGCAGAATGGCCTCcaagaaaaaaagaggctgACAGCCATCGGTACGCTAAACATCGATACTTatcggccatgaatcgatataatattgccatgcaaaatatcacgatactgtGCTGTATCAATTTTCGCCCCTACCTCTACTAGACACTGAAGTATTTATTGGGCTAAATTCATTCAAGAGTTCATCTGAGCATTCACGTCACAAATTTAACATAGATAACCAATTTATTTGCCTCTAGATGTCATTTGTCAATCCATGCTTGCTGGGTCACACTGTGTTTTACCATCGactgccttttcttttttactctcTTTGCTTTCCACTCTTTCCACTTGTAGTCATTGCTTAaacaggcgaagaactatatttggtaacttcaggtaatatttcaagaaaaaagttgcaaatttactcaattaaagtggtaaatctacaagaaaaaaaaaatcgcagattgaagatatttaaagtggcaaatctgcgcgagaTTTAGATTTAagggaaaaaagtgggaaaaaagcaacttttttcttgcagattcaccactttaaatctcataaatctgcaaaaaattttctcatagatttgccactttaatctcgtagacttttttctcaaaatattattttcgtatgttttttcacacattctggctgtatgtatatgttatattgttactgagttattcttcagtgacttgtaataataattaatatttagagaaaaaaagttgctaatttagtagattaaagtggcagatctacaagaaaaaaaatcgcagatttaagagatttaaagtggcaaatctacgcgaaaaaaatctgatttacgagaaaaaattggggggaaaaggacattttttctcgcagattcaccactttaaatctcataaatctacgtatttatttctagatttgccactttaatctcgtaaacttttttctcaaaatattacccccctcccccgggacCGTATgtttcttttacacattttgacagtatgtaatatcctccaatattctctagggttgaaatttggaatttgcaagtatttcaatgaatgtcctattaagggttaaagataTATGAACCATATCTGTATTTCAGATCTTCCCTACAGTGCGGAGTCCCGCGCTGTGTTTGCGCTGTGGGAGGAGCTGGCCGAGGCCTTGAAGGAGCGAGAGCACGTGGTCGTCGCTCGCATCGACGCTTCAGCCAACAACATCAACCTGTCGATGCAGGGCGCCTACCCCTCACTCTGCCTGTTCCCCGCTCTCTACGCTGAACGAGTACGACGCATATCaattattatttctctgttatatacactgcaaaaaaatgaacattttctgGAGGGGTTTAACAAGGGTTAAAGGTAAAAGTCTTTCTTTTAACTAATAAACAAAACTTGGCCTTGGAGTCTAGTTAGAATTTGACAAAATACTAATTAGGAAAAATTTAGGAACTGTGTACgtagaattaataaaaactaaccaatatTTTGACACAGACCTTTTtccaatacactgcaaaaaaagaaaagttgggcgaactcaaaatttcaaggcaacaaacttcgataaaattttaagttggacaattaaactaaatattttaagttttgtttttgagtttgctcaactctgaattctgatttttgtcaatttaactaagttgtactaacttataattttacattgtaataacttttaatccttacttctgctaacttctgcaatgtgctgaattggcacgattgtaacggcgctatgaaatgtcagctaatgttgagaccacaattttgagttagcattgatacgctaatggctactcttgtagctgtaacaagcagcgctgctagcatcagttagccgctagcatcagttagccgctagcatcagttagccgctagctttggCTAATGACCGAacttcaccgctttcccgcatttcacaacaaagaaataagagttagcagaactattgtcccttgttgtgaaccccaacttaaagatataagtaacaacaactcaccaacttgtttttgagcagacaactggcttcctttgttgtgctaacttacattattgccctaaatgtcaataatttatatttccaagttttaccaacttaaatcactgttttaggccacaaaaaatacaagttgccttttttgcagtgtatatagcCTACTGTAATATATGTCAGGGAGTTTCATGCATAAAAGAAGCAACTTTCTGTCAAAGGACTACAGAACAGTGTGGGATTATGTGCATTATCTTTGCCTTGTGGGAGAAATTTGACATATATGGAGGTAATAATGTTTTGTTCCTGTCAGGTGGTGGTTTACACCGGGAACAGGAAGGTGAAGGACCTGGTCAAGTTTTTAGATAAAGAGATGGCTAAAGccaaaaaagccagagttaagGTAAATTATCAGCCCTAAAACATCAACATCACTGCAGTGGTTTGAGTTTTCTTGATGACTGTGTAtaagtgtctgtttgtgtgtgtgtgtgtgtgtgtgtttgaaaactgcctttttttaaatcatctgttaaaaatagatttgtttcttttgtgtctgCAGGAGGATGAAGACAGGAGGAAGTACATTGAGGCTGCTAAAGCTGAAGAggcaaaaaaagccaacaaaTCCAAAGACGAGCTTTaatacagagacaaagagagtaaagtgtgtgtgtgtgtgtgtgtgtgtgtgtgatacctTTTAGTCAGTACTCTCTACACAGATCTGGTTTTATCTGCTCAGCCAAGCTGTCATTAACTGTCTGTCTAATAAAGTCTTGAGTTTAAACTCTAATAGCTACAAGATCTTTGACTTTTAAAACACATTCCACTACAGATTACTGCATACCCATAAATGTAACTTGTAACAATTTCCATTAGATTACATAAATTACGTGTATTGCATCCTAAATACTTTGGATTACTTTTGGAACACTAAATTCTGGCTGTGTGTCTCTACCATTGTTGTGTGGCAGGTAAAATGCACCTGCACTAATTCATATTcattttagagcaaataaaacaaactaagaGCACTTGCAGAGCACCGTCCTCCACCAAATGCTCTTTCCTGCACTGttaaattatatgaaaaattacatattatatatcttttagatctaaagtgagaacaatgccttattacttgttaattaatggttattcaggaccttattataaagcgttaccaataaatctaaaaaataaatcaaccaaCAAATAAGAAATCGTGGGTTGAACACTAAATTTAAAGCCGTAATAAAAACctataaaagaataaaagtagtaatattttgcattttgaacCGTATAAACTCTCCCTCATCAgcctaaaataaaacaaataaaacaaaacaaaacaagataatatataataataataaatcacaatcTGTGTTAGTGCAAACAATATTTTTAATCTTAATTATGTctagatatatacatatacatactaCATAATATACATAAATTATATACACCGTATATAGCCTACATAAAGACTTAAATGGCTGCTGTGGCATTTATTATATTCCACAtaggtttttttcttgtttgtttgttagtttgtttcaCACACATGAGAAAAAATAGAttatcaatgaataaataaatctaaaaaaaataaaaaataaaccaacaaaTAAGAAATCGTGGGTTGAACACTAAATGTAAACCCGTAATAAAACCGTAATGATAACGGACAGTCAGTTCTGCGGTGCAGCCTGTCTGAGCTCCGCTCCGGTGACGCGGTGTGACTTCACAcggaggctggaggaggaggacgccGCCTCGCGCAGCTCCCTCACCGactcctctccatctctcagCGGGCGTCGAGGCTGCACCAAGCCGGAGGGATGGAGCCAGCGTGCGCGTACGGCGCCGGGAAGGCCGGGAGCGTCTCCTTCGACCCGGTCGCCTTCTTCACGCACCCCCGGACCGTCCTCAGGCTGATGTCGTGGGTGAGTGGAGCCTCTTCTCTTctgcaatattatatcaatggACAGGCCTACCTGCACCCcctcccctgtctgtctcccatTCATATTGTCTGAGTCTCTCGcactgttttttattctctccTTATTAAtagaaattagtttttttacaCGCTCAGTATGTTTAAAGTTAAATATCTGTTGTGCAGCTCGGGTTTTTTCCAGTAAATTCAGATTATTTGGttgctgcagctgctggctgGAGCTCCAGGACATGCAGCGTCTGATTACCATATGTTTATCTGGAGCCTCTTTGTGTCTAGATGTGAAGGCTTTGGATGAGAATGCCCCCTAACCAGAATGTAACACCTCTGTGTCTCCTCTCGGGCTGTGATGCTGTGCAGCTGTGAGTCACTCAGCGTTTATTGTGCTGGCTGGAGGGACAATCTGCTTTTTAAAGGGATGAAAACCAAGTTAGGAGAAGCACATGATGAATCCTCAGCATGGTTTGTCACAGACCATTTTTTAACGGTgcgctttaaaaacaaacaagtgcagcagcaaaaacaaaatcaagtCAAGAGGAAAACATTTGGACAATGCATCCAAGACTACAAACTGGATAAATGTTGTTAAATGTagacattataattaaatgttaCTGTGGGTGGAGATTAGAGCTTAACAACAAgagattatttttaattactcCTGCCCATGATTTTCTCTATtcatttgtttcattgtttgatgtaaaaaaaaggggTGGAAATGGCTAAAATCTAAAAGTGATGATCctcaaattgcttgttttatcCAACAAACAGtccaaaagataaaaatgttcaTCTTACTGTCA carries:
- the zgc:136472 gene encoding protein disulfide-isomerase; the protein is MRSLLLLGLTAFCLWVIVAADKQPEKKKTKEEDEVLQLEKGNFNRALRKHKQLLVHFYTPLSGEGHRTSAAFEDAAAQLRGSEVKLAVVDVSKEKDLAKELKVTGLATIRLYLSGDKHNPVACPVPKSSASILTWLKRRSGSAADLIADLSQSEASEELTVVGFFKELNSEYVEAFYAAAIELPDINFNVTESDEIITKYGLTHDVVLLFKKSKLIQAYKMMPQTSKEMLIVFITVYQMDPVTEYTGETATQILTSPVLNHALLFVNKSSAGFKEIHEAFKSSAEAFRMKILFVWVNVDEPRNGRIMEYFRVREFEAPLIRMVNLTDHVTYHLPSDTLDVKTIKTFCQSYLDGKAKPKMQSEPIPEGWDEQPVKELVGTTLEKVAFNPNLTVFVMFYLPYSAESRAVFALWEELAEALKEREHVVVARIDASANNINLSMQGAYPSLCLFPALYAERVVVYTGNRKVKDLVKFLDKEMAKAKKARVKEDEDRRKYIEAAKAEEAKKANKSKDEL